Proteins encoded together in one Coffea arabica cultivar ET-39 chromosome 2c, Coffea Arabica ET-39 HiFi, whole genome shotgun sequence window:
- the LOC113727164 gene encoding serine carboxypeptidase-like 40, which produces MEIKKTQILLLSALLLSSLVLKTLGKRHGEAEYQLFKAKLKPNSNIDKSHFTPFENPPEPIQDGLKEKDIIQKLPGQPPVSFKQYGGYITINATAGRAFYYYFTEADDPNKAQDLPLLLWLNGGPGCSSLAYGAMQELGPFRVASDGKTLFKNQYAWNYVANVLFLESPAGVGFSYSNTTSDFVEGGDTKTAADNYIFILNWLERFPEYKNRDFYIAGESYAGHYVPQLAHNIVYHNKKANQTIINLKGILIGNAVINDETDTKGLIDYFASHALISPESSRKLHEDCKFSSDAETSDGCNDIVTKLRTIAGNIDIYSIYYPLCLDGNLTSIPKMFSIMEIDPCSEYYVQSYFNLPEVQEAIHANVTKLHYDWEPCSDVLKVWEDSSSTVLPFIEELMENGIRVWIFSGDVDGRVPVTGTQYSLEVMNITTLNAWRPWYRDGEVGGYVQEYKNNLTFATVRGAGHQVPSYRPDRGLSLVSNFVTGTPLPVK; this is translated from the exons ATGGAGATCAAGAAAACCCAAATCCTTCTTCTCTCAGCTCTCTTGCTTTCATCTTTGGTTCTCAAGACCCTTGGAAAAAGACATGGTGAAGCTGAATATCAACTTTTCAAGGCTAAATTGAAGCCTAATTCCAACATTGACAAATCCCACTTCACACCATTTGAGAATCCACCTGAGCCTATACAAGATGGGCTGAAAGAGAAGGATATCATTCAGAAATTGCCCGGACAACCTCCGGTTAGTTTCAAACAGTATGGTGGATACATCACCATCAATGCCACTGCTGGCCGTGCCTTCTATTATTACTTCACTGAAGCAGATGATCCCAATAAAGCTCAAGATTTGCCCCTTCTCCTTTGGCTCAATGGAG GTCCTGGTTGTTCTTCACTTGCCTATGGAGCAATGCAAGAACTCGGACCATTCAGGGTTGCTAGCGATGGCAAAACACTGTTCAAGAATCAATATGCCTGGAATTATG TTGCCAATGTTCTGTTCCTAGAATCTCCGGCAGGGGTTGGATTTTCATACTCCAACACAACTTCAGATTTTGTGGAGGGTGGCGATACAAAAACTGCTGCGGACAATTACATTTTCATATTAAATTGGCTTGAGAGGTTTCCGGAATACAAAAATAGAGACTTTTATATTGCTGGAGAGAGTTATGCTGGTCATTATGTACCTCAATTAGCACATAATATTGTTTACCATAACAAGAAGGCCAACCAGACAATCATTAACCTCAAAGGAATTCTG ATTGGAAACGCAGTCATCAACGACGAGACAGATACCAAAGGCCTGATTGATTACTTTGCAAGCCATGCTTTGATTTCCCCTGaatcttcaagaaaacttcacgaAGATTGTAAATTTTCATCGGATGCCGAAACATCTGATGGGTGCAACGATATCGTAACAAAACTTAGAACCATTGCAGGAAATATTGATATCTACAGTATCTATTATCCTCTGTGCTTGGATGGCAACTTGACTAGCATCCCTAAGATGTTTTCT ATAATGGAGATTGATCCATGCAGTGAATATTATGTTCAGTCATACTTTAATCTTCCTGAAGTACAAGAGGCAATACATGCCAATGTCACCAAACTACATTACGATTGGGAACCATGCAG tgACGTTCTTAAAGTTTGGGAAGATAGTTCATCAACCGTTCTTCCTTTTATTGAAGAGTTGATGGAGAATGGAATTCGAGTGTGGATATTCAG TGGTGATGTAGACGGAAGGGTGCCAGTGACTGGAACACAATATTCCTTGGAAGTGATGAATATTACAACTTTAAATGCTTGGCGTCCCTGGTATCGTGATGGAGAG GTTGGTGGATATGTTCAAGAATACAAGAATAATTTAACATTTGCAACAGTTAGAGGTGCTGGTCATCAAGTACCAAGTTATAGACCTGATCGAGGTCTTTCACTAGTTTCAAACTTTGTAACAGGGACTCCACTCCCTGTAAAAtga